One Triticum dicoccoides isolate Atlit2015 ecotype Zavitan chromosome 3B, WEW_v2.0, whole genome shotgun sequence genomic window, ACGGTGCCGGCGACGCCAGTGGGTCCATCGACACCGAGGTCTTCGCCTTTCAAAATGGCTCGGCGAGGCTCACGTTCGGCTGCGTCGAGTCGCTGATGATCTCTCCAGGGTCCCTCGATGAGGCGTCCGGCCTCATAGGGCTTGGCCGCGGCCCCCTGTCGCTCGTCTCTCAAGCGGGCGCCAGCAGGTTCTCTTACTGCCACACCCCCTACCTCCGCAGCAACGCCACTGCCGGAGCGAGCAGCCACCTTTTCGTCGGCTCCTCGGCGAGCCTTAGCAGCGGCAGCCCTGTGATGTCCATGTCTTTCGTGCAAGGCCCCAAAGAGTACCCATTCTACTACGTCCCACTCGTCGGGATAAGTGTGGGACAAACAAGGTTGTCGATCCCACCGACTGTGTTCGCTCTGAAAGAGAACGGCACCAGCGGCGGTGTCATCATCGACTCCGGCAGCCCCACTACGGCTCTGGCCGAGAAGGCATACGAGCCCCTACGCGAGGAGCTTCGGAGGCAGCTGAACGGGAGCCTCGTGCCGCCGCCAGCTGACAGCGAGATGGACCTGTGTGTTGCGGTGGCCCAGGAAAAGAAAGTACCGTCCATGGTGCTCCACTTTAGTGGCGGAGCGGACATGGTGCTGCCGCCGGAAAACTACTGGGTACCGCTGGACAGTTCCACGTCATGCATGGTCATGGATACATCCAACGACATGAGCATCATCGGCAACTTCCAGTTGCAGAACATGCACCTGCTCTACGACCTTGCCAAGGATGAGCTCTCTTTCCAAACAGCC contains:
- the LOC119282755 gene encoding aspartic proteinase nepenthesin-1-like; amino-acid sequence: MEISLVLIVLVLCSSAATLVTCSSAGFHMELTHVDSKGSYTAAERVQRAMASSRQRPASFVDVTVPVHWNTSQYIAEYMIGTPPQRAEALIDTGSDLIWTQCSTCSQCVKQGLPLYNASKSDTFHAVSCNDTLCLANQEHSCRRDGSCHFGAFYGAGDASGSIDTEVFAFQNGSARLTFGCVESLMISPGSLDEASGLIGLGRGPLSLVSQAGASRFSYCHTPYLRSNATAGASSHLFVGSSASLSSGSPVMSMSFVQGPKEYPFYYVPLVGISVGQTRLSIPPTVFALKENGTSGGVIIDSGSPTTALAEKAYEPLREELRRQLNGSLVPPPADSEMDLCVAVAQEKKVPSMVLHFSGGADMVLPPENYWVPLDSSTSCMVMDTSNDMSIIGNFQLQNMHLLYDLAKDELSFQTADCSKL